The following nucleotide sequence is from Mycobacterium sp. 3519A.
GGATGCGCTCCCGCGCGGTCAGCTTGCCCTTGGCGTGGGTCTTCTCAACGGCGGCCTCGCCGACCGGATGTAGGGTCTCTTCGGTCCGCCTGCGCAGATCGGCCAGCTTGCCGGCGGTCGTGTGGATGTCGATCTCGTGCTCGGCGGCCGCCTCAGCCTTCTGCTCGGAAACGCTCGTCATGGTGGTCGATGCTAACGAACGGCCTTAAAGTCTTCTTAGGCAGGCGACAAAACGTGTCTAGCCCGATGCGTTTCTGATCGTCTTCTCGGTCACCGCGGCGGACGCCGATGCCGCCCCGGATTCGTACCCGACGTGCGGCTTCCGCAGGATCACCACCATGAAGCTGGCCATGTAGGGGACCGGATGGCGGTGCAGCATCTTCATCTTCAACTGCTCGAGCGCGTGCAGTGGCGGGATCCGGCGGTAGTAGCCGTGGCCGAACGTGGCGTTGATTCGCTCGACCTCGAATCCAGCGCTTTCATACCGCTTTGCCGTGCGTTCGGACGGGCCGAGGCACCAGCGGTAATAGGCGGGGAACTTCTGCTGCTTGGGGTCGGCGATTCGGGACGGCTGGAAGAACCTGACCAACGCGTGCGCCTGCTTCTCCGGGATCAAGTGGTTCACCAGAATCGGCAAGCTGTGCAGCGTCGGGAAGAAATGCACCGAAAGTCCGCCCGGGCGGAGCAGT
It contains:
- a CDS encoding bifunctional 2-polyprenyl-6-hydroxyphenol methylase/3-demethylubiquinol 3-O-methyltransferase UbiG, which codes for MAIPPGKVVYMDIDELWNGYEDLLVDLAKREGAKSVAELGGGANPIVADSNWDFLAQRVVVDISAQELAKGEGVVETRVADLCQPINDGHNSYDMVFSKMLVEHLPDPVAFHENCFKLLRPGGLSVHFFPTLHSLPILVNHLIPEKQAHALVRFFQPSRIADPKQQKFPAYYRWCLGPSERTAKRYESAGFEVERINATFGHGYYRRIPPLHALEQLKMKMLHRHPVPYMASFMVVILRKPHVGYESGAASASAAVTEKTIRNASG